In Actinomadura luzonensis, a single window of DNA contains:
- the iolC gene encoding 5-dehydro-2-deoxygluconokinase: protein MYDLITIGRCGVDVYPLQTGVGLADVESFGKFLGGSPTNVAVAAARHGLRSAVITGVGADPFGEYVRRAIRGFGVDDRYVATYPEAPTPVTFCEIFPPDHFPIYFYRGEHPPDLRLTPGSLDLEAIAAARVFWFSLTGLSKEPSASAHAAALAARSSGLTVFDLDYRASLWESREAARAMAARALPRADVAVGNLEEVETAVGVREPEAAAEALLAAGVRVAIVKLGPEGVYARTPEESCLVKPVEVSVVNGIGAGDAFGGALCLGLLRGWPLERTIRFANAAGAFVAARLACADAMPTTAEVEELLNGVTP, encoded by the coding sequence TTGTACGACCTGATCACCATCGGCCGCTGCGGCGTCGACGTCTACCCGCTGCAGACCGGCGTCGGGCTGGCCGACGTCGAGAGCTTCGGCAAGTTCCTCGGCGGCAGCCCGACCAACGTGGCCGTCGCGGCGGCCCGGCACGGGCTGCGCTCCGCCGTGATCACCGGAGTGGGCGCCGACCCCTTCGGTGAGTACGTGCGGCGGGCGATCCGCGGGTTCGGCGTCGACGACAGGTACGTGGCCACCTACCCCGAGGCGCCGACGCCGGTCACGTTCTGCGAGATCTTCCCGCCCGACCACTTCCCCATCTACTTCTACCGCGGCGAGCATCCGCCCGACCTGCGCCTGACGCCCGGCTCCCTCGACCTGGAGGCGATCGCCGCGGCGCGGGTGTTCTGGTTCTCGCTGACCGGGCTCAGCAAGGAGCCGAGCGCGTCCGCGCACGCCGCGGCGCTGGCCGCGCGCTCCTCCGGGCTCACGGTCTTCGACCTGGACTACCGGGCCTCGTTGTGGGAGTCGCGGGAGGCCGCCCGCGCGATGGCGGCCCGCGCGCTGCCGCGGGCGGACGTCGCCGTCGGCAACCTGGAGGAGGTCGAGACCGCGGTCGGCGTGCGCGAGCCCGAGGCCGCGGCCGAGGCGCTGCTGGCCGCCGGGGTGCGGGTGGCGATCGTCAAGCTGGGCCCCGAGGGCGTGTACGCGCGTACCCCCGAGGAGAGCTGCCTGGTCAAGCCGGTGGAGGTCAGCGTGGTCAACGGGATAGGCGCGGGCGACGCGTTCGGCGGCGCCCTGTGCCTCGGGCTGCTGCGCGGCTGGCCGCTGGAGCGCACGATCCGCTTCGCCAACGCCGCGGGCGCGTTCGTGGCCGCCCGCCTGGCCTGCGCCGACGCCATGCCCACCACCGCCGAGGTGGAGGAGCTGCTGAACGGGGTGACCCCGTGA
- a CDS encoding extracellular solute-binding protein, which yields MAMRKIAVVLAATGLGLAACGQSSGGGNGDTIELTITQNAIAGGKNAAAAGFVANWVIPKFEAAQKAKGKDVKVKFVPSGVDDEQYKTKLSLDLKSGKGADVIDIDGIWAGEFAQAGYIKPLADVVGPEAESWDGWSQIPESVQGLATYEGKKYALPIGTDGRVLYFNKTLFGKAGLPADWQPKSWQEIIDAGTKLKSSGVPVPIQINAGTAMGEATSMQGVLPLLAGAGGQVQQDGKWTGASQALKDALGLYQKIYGGGLGDPKLQQEAKGRDKSFQQFAEGKIGILMEGDYFWRGVVNPKDGVAPMDDRDQNVGYALIPAIEPGKGIRGQDFVSMSGGALRTVNPNSKHPKEAFELLAFTLSPEALKEETKDGNVRITPRTDVNKEILAGQPLLTFISEKVLPLTAYRPPVAVYPQVSVALQEATAAVVGGTAPDQAAADYQKKLEGIVGGAGNIAS from the coding sequence ATGGCAATGCGGAAGATCGCCGTGGTCCTCGCCGCGACCGGCCTCGGGCTCGCCGCCTGCGGCCAGTCGTCCGGCGGCGGAAACGGTGACACCATAGAGTTGACGATCACCCAGAACGCGATCGCCGGCGGCAAGAACGCCGCCGCGGCCGGTTTCGTGGCGAACTGGGTGATCCCCAAGTTCGAGGCCGCCCAGAAGGCGAAGGGGAAGGACGTCAAGGTCAAGTTCGTCCCCAGCGGCGTCGATGACGAGCAGTACAAGACCAAGCTCTCGCTCGACCTCAAGTCAGGCAAGGGCGCGGACGTGATCGACATCGACGGGATCTGGGCCGGCGAGTTCGCCCAGGCCGGCTACATCAAGCCGCTGGCCGACGTGGTGGGCCCCGAGGCGGAGAGCTGGGACGGCTGGTCGCAGATCCCCGAGTCCGTCCAGGGCCTGGCCACCTACGAGGGCAAGAAGTACGCCCTGCCGATCGGCACCGACGGCCGCGTGCTCTACTTCAACAAGACGTTGTTCGGCAAGGCGGGCCTGCCCGCCGACTGGCAGCCGAAGAGCTGGCAGGAGATCATCGACGCGGGCACCAAGCTCAAGTCGTCCGGCGTGCCCGTGCCGATCCAGATCAACGCGGGCACCGCCATGGGCGAGGCCACCTCGATGCAGGGCGTGCTGCCGCTGCTCGCCGGCGCGGGCGGCCAGGTGCAGCAGGACGGCAAGTGGACCGGCGCCTCGCAGGCGCTGAAGGACGCGCTCGGCCTCTACCAGAAGATCTACGGCGGCGGCCTCGGCGACCCCAAGCTCCAGCAGGAGGCCAAGGGCCGCGACAAGTCGTTCCAGCAGTTCGCCGAGGGCAAGATCGGCATCCTCATGGAGGGCGACTACTTCTGGCGCGGGGTCGTCAACCCCAAGGACGGCGTCGCCCCCATGGACGACCGCGACCAGAACGTCGGCTACGCGCTGATCCCCGCCATCGAGCCCGGCAAGGGCATCCGCGGCCAGGACTTCGTCAGCATGTCCGGCGGCGCGCTCCGCACGGTCAACCCCAACAGCAAGCACCCGAAGGAGGCCTTCGAGCTGCTGGCCTTCACGCTCTCCCCGGAGGCGCTGAAGGAGGAGACCAAGGACGGCAACGTGCGCATCACCCCGCGCACCGACGTCAACAAGGAGATCCTGGCCGGGCAGCCGCTGCTGACCTTCATCTCGGAGAAGGTGCTGCCGCTGACGGCCTACCGGCCGCCGGTCGCGGTCTACCCGCAGGTGTCGGTGGCGCTGCAGGAGGCCACCGCCGCGGTCGTCGGCGGCACCGCCCCCGACCAGGCGGCGGCCGACTACCAGAAGAAGCTCGAAGGAATCGTCGGTGGCGCAGGCAATATCGCCTCCTGA
- a CDS encoding carbohydrate ABC transporter permease, which yields MTPRFVLGRIGFYTLIAVLLAFFTIPLLWLVTAPFTSDPTYEVRWPDFTWENFQAVVEHPYALPSLWNSLVLSVGTALLVVVMAALAAYALSRVRLPGRDALLYALLLLSSIITGTAAMVPLFQLAVELNLIDSQLGLILILTGGLLPAAIFMLKDFMDSTPKSYEESARVFGASPLQIVRHVVVPLVRPGLATIAVWAIANVWGNFLMPYLLLSDVEKQPAAVITYTLYTEGGQANLRMLSTFGLLYSVPVVLMYLFVSKKYGFRFHGGIKR from the coding sequence ATGACGCCCCGCTTCGTGCTCGGCCGGATCGGCTTCTACACGCTGATCGCGGTGCTGCTGGCGTTCTTCACGATCCCGCTGCTGTGGCTGGTGACCGCGCCGTTCACCTCCGACCCGACCTACGAGGTGCGCTGGCCCGACTTCACCTGGGAGAACTTCCAGGCGGTGGTGGAGCATCCGTACGCGCTGCCGTCGCTGTGGAACTCGCTGGTGCTGTCGGTGGGCACGGCGCTGCTGGTCGTGGTGATGGCGGCGCTGGCGGCGTACGCGCTGAGCCGGGTGCGGCTGCCGGGCCGCGACGCGCTGCTGTACGCGCTGCTCCTGCTGTCGTCGATCATCACCGGCACGGCGGCCATGGTGCCGCTGTTCCAGCTCGCCGTGGAGCTCAACCTCATCGACTCGCAGCTCGGGCTGATCCTCATCCTGACCGGCGGGCTGCTGCCGGCGGCGATCTTCATGCTCAAGGACTTCATGGACTCCACGCCCAAGTCGTACGAGGAGTCCGCGCGGGTGTTCGGAGCCTCGCCGCTGCAGATCGTGCGGCACGTGGTGGTGCCCCTGGTGCGGCCGGGGCTGGCGACCATCGCCGTGTGGGCGATCGCCAACGTGTGGGGGAACTTCCTCATGCCGTACCTGCTGCTCAGCGACGTGGAGAAGCAGCCGGCGGCGGTGATCACGTACACGCTGTACACCGAGGGCGGGCAGGCCAACCTGCGCATGTTGTCCACGTTCGGGCTGCTCTATTCGGTCCCCGTGGTGCTCATGTACCTGTTCGTCAGCAAGAAATACGGCTTCCGCTTCCACGGAGGGATCAAGCGTTAA
- a CDS encoding carbohydrate ABC transporter permease has translation MAQAISPPEVLDDKAPGRDRYSSDAAGLGRLRAGVFVAPALLLIAAFLVFPALWVLYLGLTNYRLTGAAAAEPRFVGLDNFLDAIANPTFWNSTWLTVQFVLGSAVIGQVVLGFTIAWLLRDRRGPLKRLVEGLVILAWILPSAVVSFLWVALLDRDGGTLNALLGIPGFPWLLDHPMLSIIIFNTWRGTAFSMMLYGAALGNVPPSHLESARLAGASGWQQLRDVVFPHIRGHILTNLLLISLWTFNDFSPFLLTAGGPDGRSEVLAVHVYKVALQSGELGYGAAVSTIILLINLVVAVFYLRLLRSKK, from the coding sequence GTGGCGCAGGCAATATCGCCTCCTGAGGTACTCGACGACAAGGCGCCGGGCCGCGACCGCTACAGCTCCGACGCGGCGGGCCTCGGCAGGCTGCGCGCGGGGGTCTTCGTGGCCCCCGCCCTCCTGCTCATCGCGGCCTTCCTCGTCTTCCCCGCGCTCTGGGTGCTCTACCTGGGGCTGACCAACTACCGCCTGACCGGGGCCGCGGCCGCCGAGCCGCGGTTCGTGGGGCTGGACAACTTCCTCGACGCGATCGCCAACCCCACGTTCTGGAACTCCACGTGGCTGACCGTGCAGTTCGTGCTCGGCTCGGCCGTCATCGGCCAGGTCGTGCTCGGCTTCACCATCGCCTGGCTGCTGCGCGACCGGCGCGGGCCGCTCAAGCGGCTGGTCGAGGGCCTGGTCATCCTGGCCTGGATCCTGCCGAGCGCCGTGGTGTCGTTCCTGTGGGTGGCGCTGCTCGACCGCGACGGCGGCACGCTGAACGCGCTGCTCGGCATCCCGGGCTTCCCGTGGCTGCTCGACCACCCGATGTTGTCGATCATCATCTTCAACACCTGGCGCGGCACCGCGTTCTCGATGATGCTGTACGGCGCCGCCCTCGGCAACGTGCCCCCCTCGCACCTGGAGAGCGCCCGGCTGGCCGGGGCCTCGGGCTGGCAGCAGCTCCGTGACGTGGTCTTCCCGCACATCCGCGGCCACATCCTGACGAACCTGCTGCTCATCAGCCTGTGGACGTTCAACGACTTCAGCCCGTTCCTGCTCACCGCGGGCGGCCCGGACGGCCGCTCCGAGGTGCTGGCCGTGCACGTGTACAAGGTCGCGCTGCAGAGCGGCGAGCTGGGCTACGGGGCCGCCGTCTCCACGATCATCCTGCTCATCAATCTGGTCGTGGCGGTGTTCTACCTGCGGCTGCTGAGGAGCAAGAAATGA